Proteins encoded in a region of the Planctomycetota bacterium genome:
- a CDS encoding glycosyltransferase, whose protein sequence is MSTDRSAQPQLAPHVVRLRRPTDHELTLIIPAYNEEQRLRPTLETLTGFLDRQGIDYRVVVVDDGSSDGTAHVSDDFGPRCSTLRLPENQGKGAAVRQGLLAATGRIVGFTDADLPYDLNNLITAYRILDREECEVVFGARDLNGAAQLAPRKLTRRIATTVFSKIVATLISREVTDTQCGLKLFSRAAAYDIFSLASVNGFAFDVEVVFLTQHLRIPFKRIPVTLVNEYSTTLSLTRHSIPMLLDAVKVWGRHLCRPAIHRQSTIEKPAVTVPAETRQRRSA, encoded by the coding sequence ATGTCTACCGATCGCTCCGCGCAGCCGCAACTTGCTCCGCACGTCGTGCGGCTGCGCCGGCCCACCGACCATGAGCTGACGTTGATTATCCCCGCCTACAACGAAGAGCAGCGTCTACGCCCGACGCTCGAAACGCTGACCGGGTTCCTCGATCGGCAAGGGATCGACTATCGCGTCGTCGTGGTCGACGACGGCAGTTCGGACGGCACGGCTCACGTGTCGGACGATTTCGGCCCACGCTGTTCGACACTACGATTGCCCGAGAATCAAGGCAAAGGAGCCGCGGTGCGCCAGGGATTGCTGGCCGCCACCGGGCGGATCGTCGGCTTTACCGACGCCGATTTGCCCTATGACTTGAATAACCTGATCACCGCCTATCGCATCCTGGATCGTGAAGAGTGCGAGGTGGTTTTTGGTGCTCGCGACTTGAACGGCGCGGCCCAGTTGGCGCCACGCAAGCTGACTCGCCGCATCGCCACGACCGTCTTCAGCAAGATCGTCGCCACGCTGATCTCGCGTGAGGTGACCGACACGCAGTGCGGCTTGAAGCTGTTCAGCCGGGCCGCGGCCTACGACATTTTCAGCCTGGCGAGCGTGAATGGTTTCGCCTTTGACGTCGAAGTGGTCTTCCTGACGCAACACCTGCGGATTCCGTTCAAGCGGATTCCGGTCACGCTGGTCAACGAGTATTCTACCACGCTGTCATTGACGCGGCATTCGATTCCCATGCTCCTGGACGCCGTGAAGGTTTGGGGCCGCCACTTGTGCCGCCCGGCGATTCACCGCCAGAGCACGATCGAAAAGCCCGCGGTTACCGTGCCGGCCGAGACGCGGCAGCGTCGGTCGGCCTAG
- a CDS encoding ChbG/HpnK family deacetylase, giving the protein MKSATKDVRARLVFHADDFGLNGAVDQGILDSFRHGLLTSASILANGPTAALNVPKLRALADSGMPSAGVAGEMRTTLSDTREPFDIGVHLNLTQGKPVTGAKFPAELLDEQGCFPGIGALFLRLWGTGDRYRRPISAELTAQIETVVGLGIQPSHVNGHQYIELIPAVSDALPGVLERFGISIVRLPLERRALAAILCSRGLPAWLLAQVKRHYARGFAKRVRRQGWRHADSYFGTAHAGQITLPVLQTWLDEPAREQLIEIGIHPGAAASSAEPADHPWHDALADDRPREQQLLCSVRVADYLARQQLALGRLRSSAKAA; this is encoded by the coding sequence ATGAAATCGGCCACCAAGGATGTTCGCGCTCGGCTCGTGTTTCATGCCGACGATTTTGGGCTGAATGGCGCGGTTGACCAGGGGATTCTCGATTCATTTCGCCACGGCCTGCTGACCAGCGCGTCGATCCTGGCCAACGGCCCGACGGCAGCGCTGAACGTGCCCAAGCTGCGAGCATTGGCCGACAGCGGCATGCCGAGCGCCGGCGTGGCTGGCGAGATGCGCACCACGCTGAGCGACACTCGCGAACCGTTTGACATCGGCGTTCATTTGAACCTGACCCAGGGAAAGCCGGTGACCGGGGCCAAGTTTCCGGCCGAGTTGCTCGACGAACAAGGTTGCTTCCCCGGGATTGGCGCGTTGTTCCTGCGGCTGTGGGGGACGGGCGACCGGTATCGCCGGCCGATCAGCGCCGAGCTGACCGCGCAAATCGAAACCGTGGTTGGCCTGGGCATTCAGCCCTCGCACGTCAACGGGCATCAATACATCGAACTGATTCCGGCCGTGAGTGACGCGCTGCCAGGCGTCCTCGAACGATTTGGAATCTCGATCGTACGTCTGCCACTCGAACGCCGCGCCTTGGCGGCGATTCTCTGCTCGCGCGGCTTGCCGGCCTGGCTCTTGGCCCAGGTCAAGCGGCACTATGCCCGAGGATTTGCCAAGCGTGTGCGGCGGCAAGGCTGGCGGCACGCCGACAGCTACTTCGGCACGGCACACGCCGGGCAGATCACGCTGCCAGTGTTGCAGACCTGGCTTGATGAACCGGCGCGCGAACAATTGATCGAGATTGGCATTCACCCCGGCGCGGCTGCTTCGTCGGCCGAGCCTGCCGACCATCCCTGGCACGACGCCTTGGCCGACGATCGCCCACGCGAGCAGCAACTGCTCTGCTCGGTGAGAGTGGCCGATTACCTGGCGCGCCAGCAACTCGCGCTCGGCCGGCTGCGCTCGTCGGCCAAAGCCGCGTAG